In the Staphylococcus sp. IVB6240 genome, one interval contains:
- a CDS encoding peptide ABC transporter substrate-binding protein, whose amino-acid sequence MKTRRTLKIFTPLLAATLVLSACGSGEGIYDDKGQVFRKVIPQDMSSLDTAKVTDTVSFDKFNQVYEGLYVLDGDDKAQPGVAKGEPKISEDGKTWTVKLREDAKWSNGDPVTAHDFEFAWKRVVDPDTASEYAYIMYDLKNAEEINLGKKKVDSLGVKALDDHTLQFELTKAIPYFKEMLAFGTYMPQNEKVVKKYGDRYGTNEDKAVYNGPFKVKEWAVEDKILLVKNDKYWDKDVVKLDKVNYKVLKDGQAGASLYDTNSVDDTTISSEQVEKYKDNPALKKRLLAATFYLKLNQGTVPAFKDKNMRLALAQAVDKQAYVDAVLNNGSAPSDGFTSKATAKAPDDSDFADQINSPLVYNPEKAKENYEKAKKTLGEDSFTFKLNTEDTPASKISAEFIKAQIEKNLPGVTIKIQQLPFKQRIAREQSENYDISLSGWGPDYPDPLTFLNIMTTGNSSNNTGWGNKEYDKMLKDANGALLQKEEERNQTLIDAEELLLNNAPITPIYQKGEAHLTNPQVKNLQYHNIGGDTTLKYAYIDKSIDRETGKKKEK is encoded by the coding sequence GTGAAGACACGGAGAACATTGAAAATATTCACGCCACTTTTGGCTGCTACACTCGTCCTTTCAGCATGTGGCAGCGGCGAAGGGATTTATGATGATAAAGGACAAGTCTTTCGTAAAGTAATTCCACAAGATATGTCATCACTAGATACGGCGAAAGTAACAGATACTGTGAGTTTTGATAAGTTCAATCAAGTGTATGAAGGACTTTATGTATTAGATGGTGACGACAAAGCACAGCCAGGTGTAGCCAAAGGGGAACCAAAAATTTCTGAAGATGGTAAGACATGGACTGTGAAGTTAAGAGAAGATGCGAAATGGTCAAACGGCGATCCAGTAACAGCACATGACTTTGAATTCGCATGGAAACGTGTCGTCGATCCGGATACAGCTTCAGAGTATGCATATATTATGTATGACTTAAAAAATGCTGAAGAAATCAACTTAGGTAAAAAGAAAGTAGATTCACTAGGTGTTAAAGCGTTAGATGATCATACGTTACAATTTGAACTGACAAAAGCTATTCCATACTTTAAAGAAATGCTCGCTTTTGGAACATATATGCCACAAAATGAAAAAGTTGTGAAAAAATATGGTGATCGTTATGGAACGAATGAGGATAAAGCGGTATACAATGGACCATTTAAAGTAAAAGAATGGGCAGTAGAAGATAAAATTCTATTAGTAAAGAATGATAAATACTGGGATAAAGATGTTGTGAAGTTAGACAAAGTGAATTATAAAGTCTTAAAAGATGGTCAAGCAGGGGCGTCTTTATATGATACAAATTCAGTGGATGATACAACGATTTCATCTGAACAAGTTGAAAAATACAAAGATAATCCAGCTTTAAAGAAACGTCTTCTTGCAGCAACATTCTATTTAAAATTGAATCAAGGTACGGTACCTGCATTCAAGGATAAAAATATGCGTTTAGCACTCGCACAAGCAGTAGATAAGCAAGCATATGTTGATGCAGTGTTAAATAACGGGTCAGCACCGAGTGATGGTTTCACATCAAAAGCAACAGCCAAAGCACCAGATGATTCGGACTTTGCTGATCAAATCAATTCACCATTAGTTTATAATCCTGAAAAAGCGAAAGAAAACTATGAAAAAGCGAAAAAAACTTTAGGTGAAGACTCATTTACATTTAAGCTAAATACAGAAGATACACCTGCATCAAAAATATCAGCAGAGTTTATTAAAGCACAAATTGAGAAAAACTTACCTGGTGTTACGATTAAAATTCAACAGTTACCATTCAAACAGCGTATTGCACGAGAACAAAGTGAAAACTACGATATTTCACTTTCTGGTTGGGGTCCAGACTATCCTGATCCATTAACATTCTTAAATATCATGACAACTGGTAACTCATCAAACAATACTGGTTGGGGCAACAAAGAATACGATAAGATGTTGAAAGATGCCAATGGTGCATTATTACAAAAAGAAGAAGAGCGTAATCAAACATTAATTGATGCGGAAGAACTTCTATTGAACAATGCGCCAATCACGCCGATTTACCAAAAAGGGGAAGCGCATTTGACGAACCCACAAGTGAAAAACTTGCAGTATCATAATATTGGTGGCGACACAACATTGAAATACGCGTATATCGATAAGAGTATTGATCGAGAAACAGGTAAAAAGAAAGAAAAATAA